In Paenibacillus sp. 1781tsa1, one DNA window encodes the following:
- a CDS encoding NUDIX domain-containing protein, whose translation MSPERFDIYDDQQHWIGTAPRSEVHAKGYWHRSFHCWIVRDEGEQRQVLFQRRRDVKDTFPGCYDITAAGHLTAGEQLQDASRELEEELGVHVSFDALTYLFTATQQLQGEVRGVPFVDREFSAVYGLCLNQPLEAYVLQPSEVDSLYEVPLDDLLALFRSEIDVIQATGVQTQPLISPPHSSSHKEPLSDHAAYTPERIVREILATEFVPHGTAYYTDVLEALYHLPKD comes from the coding sequence ATGAGCCCAGAACGTTTCGACATTTATGATGATCAGCAACATTGGATCGGTACAGCGCCGCGTAGCGAGGTCCATGCCAAAGGATATTGGCACCGTTCATTCCACTGCTGGATTGTGCGTGACGAAGGCGAACAACGACAGGTTCTTTTTCAGCGGCGGCGTGATGTTAAGGATACCTTCCCTGGATGTTACGACATTACAGCAGCAGGTCATCTCACCGCTGGTGAACAACTGCAAGACGCCAGTCGTGAGCTGGAGGAGGAATTGGGTGTACATGTATCTTTCGATGCACTAACCTATCTATTCACGGCTACACAGCAGCTCCAAGGAGAGGTCCGTGGTGTTCCATTCGTAGATCGGGAATTCAGTGCGGTCTATGGATTATGTCTGAACCAGCCGCTTGAAGCCTACGTTCTGCAGCCCAGCGAGGTGGATAGCCTGTATGAGGTGCCGCTGGATGATCTACTGGCATTGTTCCGTAGTGAAATCGATGTCATTCAAGCTACCGGAGTTCAGACTCAGCCGTTGATATCACCACCACATTCCAGCAGTCATAAGGAGCCATTAAGCGATCATGCAGCTTATACACCGGAGCGTATCGTTCGTGAGATTCTGGCAACGGAATTTGTGCCCCATGGCACTGCTTATTATACGGACGTGCTGGAAGCACTGTATCACTTGCCCAAAGATTGA